A genomic segment from Halorubrum depositum encodes:
- a CDS encoding C-terminal binding protein translates to MAKVVLSSFPMIDPETYREVLDERVDGPVEIEVADLGSAERVIEAAAGADAVVTDINTPVTAEALAALDLSVVVRSAVGVDNVDVGAAADEGVTVTRVPDYCTDEVATHSVSLLFACLRSLKAYDDDVAAGGWNWETGRPVRRVSASTVGLLSFGPIARRAAEQLAGFDAGLVAHDPFVDADEMAEYGVEKVGLKALFDRADHVGVYAPLTDATRGIVDADALARLGEDSVVVNVSRGPVVDEDALLDALERGAIKGVGLDVLAEEPPEDDPLVGRDDTIVTPHAAWYSEEARDDLNRSGAVDVAAVLNGETPAGRVDPDADWL, encoded by the coding sequence ATGGCCAAGGTCGTCCTGTCGTCGTTCCCGATGATCGACCCGGAGACGTACCGCGAGGTGCTCGACGAGCGCGTCGACGGCCCAGTCGAGATCGAGGTCGCCGACCTGGGGTCGGCCGAGCGGGTGATCGAGGCGGCCGCGGGCGCCGACGCGGTCGTCACCGACATCAACACGCCGGTCACCGCCGAGGCGCTCGCGGCGCTCGATCTGTCGGTCGTCGTCCGATCGGCCGTCGGCGTCGACAACGTCGACGTCGGCGCCGCGGCCGACGAGGGCGTCACCGTCACCCGCGTCCCCGACTACTGCACCGACGAGGTGGCGACCCACTCCGTCTCGCTGCTTTTCGCCTGTCTGCGGTCGCTGAAGGCGTACGACGACGACGTCGCCGCCGGCGGCTGGAACTGGGAGACCGGCCGCCCGGTCCGCCGCGTGAGCGCGTCGACGGTCGGGCTGCTCTCGTTCGGCCCCATCGCCCGGCGCGCCGCCGAACAGCTCGCCGGCTTCGACGCCGGGCTGGTCGCCCACGACCCGTTCGTGGACGCCGACGAAATGGCCGAGTACGGCGTCGAGAAGGTCGGGCTCAAGGCGCTGTTCGACCGCGCCGACCACGTCGGCGTCTACGCGCCCCTGACCGACGCGACCCGCGGGATCGTCGACGCCGACGCGCTCGCGCGGCTCGGCGAGGACTCGGTCGTCGTCAACGTGAGCCGCGGCCCGGTCGTCGACGAAGACGCCCTACTCGACGCGTTAGAGCGCGGGGCGATCAAGGGCGTCGGCCTCGACGTGCTCGCCGAGGAACCCCCCGAGGACGACCCGCTGGTCGGCCGCGACGACACGATCGTCACGCCGCACGCGGCGTGGTACAGCGAGGAGGCGAGAGACGACCTGAACCGGAGCGGCGCGGTCGACGTCGCCGCCGTCCTGAACGGCGAGACGCCGGCCGGGCGGGTCGACCCCGACGCCGACTGGCTGTAG
- a CDS encoding DUF6663 family protein, producing MDPTTSGRFRVHDRRPRPDIEDEPDVDAVAGNEASADDGGAPAETADAPEEFVLVELPDGPIDPTAPDAEDQFDPLYATAEGYEDGLAERVASLEPGNVVDATLAWTDASARFVDVEVVRESRFRFADGVEGMFEAAVETWEQIHAEGEAVGSITTRSNDGEPNGALYLFADAPGGDAFADLRAGRLPIEPLVDRVNESREDDDPREVFVLNPAAHDFVAVYVVFDRDGVLAQTVRDTYDLGPGLAAGLEAGEFEAAKADDSGTVDGGGEGDSDGEGDDDFDALDRL from the coding sequence ATGGACCCGACGACGAGCGGCCGGTTCCGCGTGCACGACCGACGGCCGCGCCCGGACATCGAGGACGAGCCCGACGTCGACGCTGTCGCCGGCAACGAGGCGTCCGCGGACGACGGCGGGGCGCCCGCCGAGACCGCCGACGCCCCCGAGGAGTTCGTGCTCGTCGAGCTCCCGGACGGGCCGATCGATCCGACGGCGCCGGACGCCGAGGACCAGTTCGATCCCCTGTACGCGACCGCCGAGGGGTACGAGGACGGGCTCGCCGAGCGCGTGGCGTCGCTGGAACCCGGTAACGTCGTCGACGCGACGCTGGCGTGGACGGACGCCTCGGCGCGGTTCGTCGACGTCGAGGTCGTCCGCGAGAGCCGGTTCCGGTTCGCCGACGGCGTCGAGGGGATGTTCGAGGCGGCGGTCGAGACGTGGGAGCAGATCCACGCCGAGGGGGAGGCGGTCGGCTCGATCACGACCCGGTCGAACGACGGCGAGCCGAACGGCGCGCTGTACCTGTTCGCCGACGCCCCCGGCGGCGACGCCTTCGCGGACCTCCGCGCGGGCCGGCTCCCGATCGAGCCGCTCGTCGACCGCGTCAACGAGTCCCGCGAGGACGACGACCCGCGCGAGGTGTTCGTCCTCAACCCCGCCGCCCACGACTTCGTGGCCGTCTACGTCGTCTTCGACCGCGACGGCGTGCTCGCACAGACCGTGCGAGACACGTACGACCTCGGCCCCGGACTGGCGGCGGGGCTGGAAGCCGGCGAGTTCGAGGCGGCGAAGGCGGACGACAGCGGAACGGTCGACGGCGGCGGAGAGGGGGACAGCGACGGCGAGGGCGACGACGACTTCGACGCGCTCGATCGGCTGTAG
- a CDS encoding methyltransferase domain-containing protein, translating to MGILEDKSNARLFYKYLSKVYDQVNRFNWNEEMRAEALSWLEFGDDPKVLDVGCGTGFGTEGLLEHADDVHGLDQSVHQMEKAFEKFGKRDRVNFYRGDAERLPFRDDAFDVVWSSGSIEYWPNPVEGLRELRRVAKPGGQVLVVGPDYPHNRVLQRVADAIMLFYDEEEADRMFEAAGYVEFEHHIQRATPRSPRAITTVARVPEE from the coding sequence ATGGGGATCCTCGAGGACAAGTCGAACGCCCGCCTGTTCTACAAGTACCTCTCGAAGGTGTACGATCAGGTCAACCGGTTCAACTGGAACGAGGAGATGCGCGCGGAGGCGCTCTCCTGGCTGGAGTTCGGCGACGACCCGAAGGTGCTCGACGTCGGGTGCGGCACCGGATTCGGCACCGAGGGACTGCTCGAACACGCCGACGACGTCCACGGGCTCGACCAGAGCGTCCACCAGATGGAGAAGGCGTTCGAGAAGTTCGGCAAACGAGACCGCGTGAACTTCTACCGCGGCGACGCCGAGCGGCTCCCCTTCCGCGACGACGCGTTCGACGTCGTCTGGTCGTCGGGCTCGATCGAGTACTGGCCGAACCCCGTCGAGGGGCTCCGCGAACTGCGCCGCGTCGCGAAGCCGGGCGGGCAGGTGCTCGTCGTCGGCCCCGACTACCCGCACAACCGCGTCCTCCAGCGGGTCGCCGACGCGATCATGCTCTTCTACGACGAGGAGGAGGCCGACCGGATGTTCGAAGCGGCGGGCTACGTGGAGTTCGAACACCACATCCAGCGGGCGACGCCGCGGAGCCCCCGGGCGATCACGACGGTCGCACGGGTCCCCGAGGAGTAG
- a CDS encoding type IV pilin, whose protein sequence is MAPVAGVLLLAITVVLAVGVVTVALGAPAEPVEPAPTTSLSLSATDDRITVTHRGGDALDASELDVRVSVDGEPLARQPPVPFFSAAGFHPGPTGAFNAASDGDWRVGGSASFRVAETNDPALEPGRTVVVEISADGRPVATLEAVVEPS, encoded by the coding sequence ATCGCCCCCGTCGCCGGCGTCCTGCTGCTCGCGATCACCGTCGTCCTCGCGGTCGGCGTCGTCACCGTCGCGCTCGGCGCCCCCGCCGAGCCCGTCGAGCCCGCGCCGACGACGTCGCTGTCGCTGTCGGCGACCGACGACCGGATCACGGTGACGCACCGCGGCGGCGACGCCCTCGACGCGAGCGAGCTGGACGTGCGCGTCAGCGTCGACGGCGAGCCGCTCGCCCGCCAACCGCCGGTGCCGTTCTTCTCGGCGGCGGGGTTCCACCCCGGTCCGACCGGCGCGTTCAACGCCGCCAGCGACGGCGACTGGCGCGTCGGTGGGTCGGCCTCGTTCCGGGTCGCGGAGACGAACGACCCGGCCCTCGAACCGGGCCGGACGGTCGTCGTCGAAATCTCGGCCGACGGTCGACCGGTCGCGACGCTGGAGGCGGTCGTCGAGCCGAGCTAG
- a CDS encoding DUF7094 domain-containing protein: MRALPVVVAVLLLVVPVAGTTSPVGGSEQPAVVGATDPVAADSVDSAAVDPSRHQTDPSQIDESNLTFRTLSAPVDADARVASAPRGANLGPALSFSVDDVDAAVETAAVVDRIENAETSTERQRLILAALSRVERDEVSLHSRQAAAFQAHASGNISDRELLDELVRISATAREYDRRLEEIDALAEETDGFSSPTRLDELQVALQVYSGPVRDRALATARGEVSAAEIHVESTDDSVTLATIVDGEYVRETFRNDRWDRGGGEISNDEAINVTTAAYPETAALREPDAFGAGSVQRITIPHEYGVLRAFVSGGTERVFVEHQRIDLNTFPDTERASETGDGFNVTVERSYAGGPVTVTVLDEETGEPAPDVTVTKSVGDGDSRAIGTTDADGVVRTLSPAEPYRITVVDEPRVVVVDGLRPIATPRLVDDE, translated from the coding sequence ATGAGAGCCCTCCCGGTCGTCGTCGCGGTCCTGCTTCTGGTCGTCCCGGTCGCGGGGACGACGTCCCCGGTCGGCGGGTCCGAGCAACCGGCGGTCGTCGGGGCGACCGACCCCGTTGCCGCCGACTCCGTCGATTCGGCTGCGGTCGACCCGTCACGACACCAGACCGACCCCTCGCAGATCGACGAGTCGAACCTCACGTTCCGCACGCTCTCCGCACCGGTCGACGCCGACGCCCGAGTCGCCAGCGCCCCCCGCGGCGCCAACCTCGGTCCGGCGCTCTCGTTCTCCGTCGACGACGTCGACGCCGCCGTGGAGACCGCGGCGGTCGTGGACCGGATCGAGAACGCCGAGACGAGCACCGAGCGACAGCGGCTGATCCTCGCAGCGCTCAGCCGCGTCGAGCGCGACGAGGTGAGCCTCCACAGCCGGCAGGCGGCGGCGTTCCAAGCGCACGCGTCCGGTAACATCTCAGACCGGGAGCTGCTCGACGAGCTCGTCCGGATCTCCGCCACCGCCCGGGAGTACGACCGGCGGCTCGAGGAGATCGACGCGCTCGCGGAGGAGACCGACGGCTTCAGCTCTCCGACCCGGCTCGACGAGCTTCAGGTCGCGCTTCAGGTGTACAGCGGCCCCGTTCGCGACCGCGCGCTCGCGACCGCTCGCGGCGAGGTCTCCGCCGCCGAGATCCACGTCGAGTCGACCGACGACTCGGTGACGCTGGCGACGATCGTCGACGGCGAGTACGTCCGAGAGACGTTCCGGAACGACCGCTGGGACCGAGGCGGCGGCGAGATCAGCAACGACGAGGCGATCAACGTCACCACGGCCGCGTACCCCGAGACGGCGGCGCTCCGCGAGCCGGACGCGTTCGGGGCCGGCTCGGTCCAGCGGATCACCATCCCGCACGAGTACGGCGTCCTCCGCGCGTTCGTCAGCGGCGGGACCGAACGGGTGTTCGTCGAACACCAGCGGATCGACCTCAACACCTTCCCCGACACCGAGCGGGCCTCCGAGACCGGGGACGGGTTCAACGTCACCGTCGAGCGGAGCTACGCCGGCGGACCGGTGACCGTGACCGTCCTCGACGAGGAGACGGGCGAACCCGCCCCCGACGTCACCGTCACGAAGAGCGTCGGCGACGGCGACAGCAGGGCGATCGGGACCACGGACGCCGACGGGGTCGTCCGGACGCTCTCGCCGGCGGAGCCGTACCGTATCACCGTCGTCGACGAGCCGCGGGTCGTCGTCGTCGACGGCCTCCGACCGATCGCGACGCCGCGGCTCGTCGACGACGAGTAG
- a CDS encoding helix-turn-helix transcriptional regulator, translated as MRNPPSRVLLVSLFALLLVGGAVAPVAGDAVATAPALASDSAPADGQPAIEPVTAALGTTANPVGQIDSDFDPETATRIRIEPTPDRDARWEVSVRFALADETEVEAFETAGERFLDGEVGPGPSLFEGFAREASRNVDRMMRIEDVAREVRVHDDPSEFDVAGDETAAVGELRLTFVWTEFLGTDGENLVLGDALTTPDGTWLRSLGEGQTLEVATPEGYTVTGTPGATVPLRDNAVIIEGPRTFGEDERVAVVYAPTGTVGPPWEMLTAAIVVAALLIAGSVVGYRRMEGGGPGGARANGANGDGGSRSAGAGASAGAAAASGSADDENGDAAAGEEPEEDLSLLSDEERVERLLTDNGGRMRQADIVAETGWSDAKVSQLLSAMADEERVEKLRLGRENLISLPDDADDGGDGNGSGGDPAGNAGGDDGNADRDER; from the coding sequence ATGCGGAACCCTCCGTCTCGCGTCCTCCTCGTCTCGCTGTTCGCCCTCCTCCTCGTCGGCGGCGCCGTGGCGCCGGTCGCCGGAGACGCGGTCGCGACCGCCCCGGCACTCGCGTCCGACTCCGCGCCGGCAGACGGACAGCCGGCGATCGAGCCCGTCACGGCGGCGCTCGGGACGACCGCGAACCCCGTCGGCCAGATCGACTCCGATTTCGACCCGGAGACGGCGACGCGGATCCGGATCGAACCGACGCCGGACCGCGACGCGCGGTGGGAGGTGTCCGTCAGGTTCGCGCTCGCAGACGAGACGGAGGTCGAGGCGTTCGAGACCGCCGGAGAACGGTTCCTCGACGGCGAGGTCGGCCCCGGTCCGTCGCTGTTCGAGGGGTTCGCGCGGGAGGCCAGCCGGAACGTGGACCGGATGATGCGGATCGAGGACGTCGCCCGCGAGGTGAGGGTCCACGATGACCCGTCCGAGTTCGACGTCGCCGGGGACGAGACCGCCGCGGTCGGCGAACTCCGCCTGACGTTCGTCTGGACGGAGTTCCTCGGGACCGACGGTGAGAATCTCGTGTTGGGCGACGCGCTGACGACCCCCGACGGGACGTGGCTCCGGTCGCTCGGCGAGGGGCAGACGCTGGAGGTGGCGACGCCGGAGGGGTACACCGTCACCGGAACCCCCGGAGCCACCGTCCCGCTCCGCGACAACGCCGTGATAATCGAGGGACCGCGGACGTTCGGCGAGGACGAGCGGGTCGCGGTGGTGTACGCACCGACCGGGACAGTGGGGCCGCCGTGGGAGATGCTCACCGCGGCGATCGTCGTCGCCGCGCTGCTCATCGCCGGGAGCGTCGTCGGGTACCGGCGGATGGAGGGCGGCGGGCCCGGCGGAGCGCGCGCGAACGGGGCGAACGGCGACGGCGGCTCCCGATCGGCGGGCGCCGGCGCGAGCGCGGGCGCGGCCGCTGCCTCCGGTTCCGCCGACGACGAGAACGGCGACGCGGCGGCGGGAGAAGAGCCCGAGGAGGACCTCTCGCTGCTCTCGGACGAGGAACGCGTCGAGCGGCTCCTGACCGACAACGGCGGGCGGATGCGACAGGCCGACATCGTCGCGGAGACCGGCTGGTCCGACGCGAAGGTCTCGCAGCTGCTGTCGGCGATGGCCGACGAGGAACGCGTCGAGAAGCTCCGCCTGGGTCGCGAGAACCTGATCTCGCTCCCCGACGACGCTGACGACGGCGGCGACGGCAACGGCAGCGGGGGCGACCCCGCCGGCAACGCGGGCGGTGACGACGGCAACGCCGACCGCGACGAACGGTAG
- a CDS encoding electron transfer flavoprotein subunit beta/FixA family protein has protein sequence MKVLVTVKEVAEADDDFAIEGTDIAASDLEYDLNEWDDYAVEAAVQLAEAGVADEVVTVTIGPERADETVRMALAKGADRAVRVWDDAFEVGFADVAAKVSTFEAVVEAEEPDLVLGGVQAADTGFGATGVALAERIGFEHAAVVNDLEVDADAGIAHVRRELEGGVEELTDVDLPAVLTVQTGLNEPRYASLRGIRQAQRKEIDAKDLADLGLTPGDVESALEITSMYEPESESDAEIIEGDAGEAAGRLAEVLRDKGVGA, from the coding sequence ATGAAAGTTCTGGTGACCGTCAAGGAGGTCGCGGAGGCGGACGACGACTTCGCGATCGAGGGGACCGACATCGCGGCGTCCGACCTCGAGTACGACCTCAACGAGTGGGACGACTACGCGGTCGAGGCCGCGGTCCAGCTGGCCGAGGCCGGCGTCGCCGACGAGGTCGTCACCGTCACGATCGGCCCGGAGCGCGCCGACGAGACCGTCCGGATGGCGCTCGCGAAGGGCGCAGACCGCGCGGTCCGCGTCTGGGACGACGCCTTCGAGGTGGGGTTCGCCGACGTGGCCGCGAAGGTCTCGACGTTCGAGGCCGTCGTCGAGGCGGAGGAGCCCGATCTCGTGCTCGGCGGCGTCCAGGCCGCCGACACCGGGTTCGGCGCGACCGGCGTCGCGCTCGCCGAGCGGATCGGCTTCGAGCACGCCGCGGTCGTCAACGACCTCGAGGTGGACGCGGACGCGGGGATCGCCCACGTCCGCCGCGAGCTGGAGGGCGGCGTCGAGGAGCTCACCGACGTCGACCTCCCCGCCGTGTTGACCGTCCAGACCGGGCTCAACGAACCTCGGTACGCGAGCCTGCGCGGCATCCGGCAGGCCCAGCGCAAGGAGATCGACGCGAAGGACCTGGCCGACCTCGGGCTGACTCCGGGAGACGTCGAGAGCGCTCTCGAGATCACGTCGATGTACGAGCCGGAGAGCGAGTCCGACGCCGAGATCATCGAGGGCGACGCGGGCGAGGCGGCGGGACGCCTCGCCGAGGTCCTGCGTGACAAGGGGGTGGGCGCGTGA
- a CDS encoding electron transfer flavoprotein subunit alpha/FixB family protein encodes MSDVLVVSEHRRGELRDVSYEAITAGRELADARDGDLHVAVIGGDVDGFAEDLNREGVDAIHAVENGEEFDHNVYQTAIAALLDRTDAGTVVTPNSVNGLDYVPAVAEDRGLPLVTDAIGFEYDDGLTVTREMYGSKVETTVDVDGDRHVLTVRGGEWAPAEGVGDAPVESVEVDLPESGARVTGFEEVGGGDVDIADADVLVSVGRGIEEEENLELVEELADALGATLSASRPIVDNGWLPKNRQVGQSGKVVTPDVYIAVGISGAVQHVAGMKGSDTIVAINTDPNAPIFDIADYGIVGDLFEVVPELIDEFA; translated from the coding sequence ATGTCCGACGTGCTCGTCGTCTCCGAACACCGCCGCGGGGAGCTCCGAGACGTCTCCTACGAGGCGATCACGGCCGGGCGAGAGCTCGCCGACGCGCGCGACGGCGACCTCCACGTCGCCGTCATCGGCGGCGACGTCGACGGCTTCGCGGAGGACCTGAACCGCGAGGGCGTGGACGCGATCCACGCGGTCGAGAACGGCGAGGAGTTCGACCACAACGTCTACCAGACGGCGATCGCGGCCCTGCTCGACCGGACTGACGCCGGCACGGTCGTGACGCCGAACTCCGTCAACGGGCTCGACTACGTCCCCGCGGTGGCCGAGGACCGCGGCCTGCCGCTGGTGACGGACGCGATCGGGTTCGAGTACGACGACGGCCTGACGGTCACCCGCGAGATGTACGGCTCGAAGGTGGAGACGACCGTCGACGTCGACGGCGACCGCCACGTCCTCACGGTCCGCGGCGGCGAGTGGGCGCCCGCGGAGGGCGTCGGCGACGCGCCGGTCGAGTCGGTCGAGGTCGACCTCCCCGAGTCCGGCGCGCGCGTCACCGGCTTCGAGGAGGTCGGCGGCGGCGACGTCGACATCGCCGACGCCGACGTGCTCGTCTCGGTCGGCCGCGGCATCGAGGAGGAGGAGAACCTGGAGCTCGTCGAGGAGCTCGCCGACGCGCTCGGCGCGACGCTCTCCGCCTCCCGGCCGATCGTCGACAACGGCTGGCTCCCGAAGAACCGGCAGGTCGGGCAGTCGGGCAAGGTCGTCACCCCCGACGTGTACATCGCCGTCGGCATCTCCGGCGCGGTCCAGCACGTCGCCGGCATGAAGGGGTCGGACACGATCGTCGCGATCAACACCGACCCGAACGCGCCGATCTTCGACATCGCCGACTACGGCATCGTCGGCGACCTGTTCGAGGTCGTCCCCGAGCTGATCGACGAGTTCGCGTAG
- a CDS encoding DUF5995 family protein: protein MIPIRAAVPTAEEARALLVGIRRATDVDPDAVAAGLRGGEPDPALLDLVATPFASVADVDERLAGTESYLRERGDRRAVFLTVYSRMTATVRDAIDDGAFLDPEWTASYLVAFAERYRRALVAFERRAFEALPRPWLIAFAAAARGETLVAQDALLGINAHIAYDLTYTLGDVGIDPDRDAKREDHDRINAVLARLVQIAQDALVETYAAAEIDGIDRLLDPLDDRLALLGLKGTREFAWRNAVLRADLPAWVGEPYVDWRTETVATGAAAVVLSLDFEVGGDETDASARLRDWETGADTVAAFREAIRRRT, encoded by the coding sequence ATGATCCCGATCCGCGCCGCCGTCCCGACCGCCGAGGAAGCGAGAGCGCTGCTCGTCGGGATCCGACGGGCGACCGACGTCGATCCCGACGCCGTCGCCGCGGGCCTCCGTGGGGGCGAGCCGGACCCTGCGCTGCTCGACCTCGTCGCGACCCCGTTCGCGTCCGTCGCCGACGTCGACGAGCGGCTGGCGGGGACCGAGTCGTACCTCCGCGAGCGCGGGGACCGGCGCGCGGTGTTCCTCACGGTGTACAGCCGGATGACGGCGACCGTTCGGGACGCGATCGACGACGGCGCGTTCCTCGACCCCGAGTGGACCGCGTCGTACCTCGTCGCCTTCGCGGAGCGCTACCGCCGGGCGCTGGTCGCGTTCGAGCGGCGAGCGTTCGAGGCGCTCCCGCGGCCGTGGCTGATCGCCTTCGCCGCCGCGGCCCGGGGCGAGACGCTCGTCGCGCAGGACGCTCTCCTCGGTATCAACGCGCACATCGCCTACGACCTCACGTACACGCTCGGCGACGTCGGGATCGACCCCGACCGCGACGCGAAGCGCGAGGACCACGACCGGATAAACGCGGTCCTCGCTCGGCTCGTTCAGATCGCGCAGGACGCGCTCGTCGAGACGTACGCCGCGGCCGAGATCGACGGGATCGACCGGCTGCTGGACCCCCTCGACGACCGGCTGGCCCTGCTCGGACTGAAAGGGACCCGGGAGTTTGCCTGGCGGAACGCCGTGCTGCGCGCCGACCTCCCGGCGTGGGTCGGCGAGCCGTACGTCGACTGGCGGACGGAGACCGTCGCGACGGGCGCCGCGGCGGTCGTGCTCTCTCTCGACTTCGAGGTCGGCGGCGACGAGACCGACGCGAGCGCGCGCCTGCGGGACTGGGAGACCGGCGCCGACACGGTGGCCGCGTTCCGCGAGGCGATCCGGCGGCGGACGTAG
- a CDS encoding replication factor C small subunit, giving the protein MSEADEQTAATATGREIWIEKYRPQSLDDIHGQEEIVERLQSYIEQDDIPHLLFSGPAGVGKTTAATAIARQVYGDDNWRGNFLELNASDQRGIDVVRDRIKGFARSSFGGDFRIVFLDEADSLTSDAQSALRRTMEQFSDNTRFILSCNYSSKIIDPIQSRCAVFRFSPLSDAAVAAQTREIAAAEGIEVTDEGVDALVYAADGDMRRAINSLQAAATTGDVVDEEAVYAITATARPEEIESMVTNALEGDFSRARATLDTLLTETGMAGGDVIDQLHRSVWEFDLSEREAVALMERIGEADYRIAEGANEQVQLESLLASLSLGE; this is encoded by the coding sequence ATGAGCGAGGCCGACGAGCAGACGGCTGCGACCGCGACCGGCCGGGAGATCTGGATCGAGAAGTACCGGCCGCAGTCGCTCGACGACATCCACGGACAGGAGGAGATCGTCGAGCGGCTCCAGAGCTACATCGAGCAGGACGACATCCCCCACCTCCTCTTCAGCGGCCCGGCCGGCGTCGGAAAGACCACCGCCGCCACCGCCATCGCCCGCCAGGTGTACGGCGACGACAACTGGCGCGGGAACTTCCTCGAACTCAACGCCTCCGACCAGCGCGGCATCGACGTGGTGCGCGACCGGATCAAGGGGTTCGCGCGCTCGTCGTTCGGCGGCGACTTCCGGATCGTGTTTCTCGATGAGGCAGACTCCCTCACGTCTGACGCCCAGTCAGCGCTCCGCCGCACGATGGAGCAGTTCTCCGACAACACCCGCTTCATCCTCTCGTGTAACTACTCGTCGAAGATCATCGACCCGATCCAGTCGCGGTGCGCCGTCTTCCGCTTCTCGCCGCTCTCGGACGCGGCCGTCGCCGCGCAGACCCGCGAGATCGCCGCGGCGGAGGGGATCGAGGTGACCGACGAGGGGGTCGACGCGCTCGTGTACGCGGCCGACGGCGACATGCGCCGCGCGATCAACTCGCTGCAGGCGGCGGCGACGACCGGCGACGTCGTCGACGAGGAGGCGGTGTACGCGATCACGGCCACCGCCCGCCCCGAGGAGATCGAGTCGATGGTGACGAACGCCCTGGAGGGCGACTTCTCGCGGGCGCGGGCGACCCTCGACACCCTCCTCACGGAGACGGGGATGGCCGGCGGCGACGTGATCGACCAGCTTCACCGCTCCGTCTGGGAGTTCGACCTGAGCGAGCGCGAGGCCGTCGCGCTGATGGAGCGGATCGGCGAGGCCGACTACCGGATCGCGGAGGGCGCCAACGAGCAGGTGCAGCTTGAGTCGCTGCTCGCGTCGCTCTCATTGGGAGAGTAA
- a CDS encoding metallophosphoesterase, producing MLVVVSDTHSHEESKLQGRTAEAVRAADLVVHAGDFYREPVLDAFESAARTLRGVYGNNDDAAIRDRLPEVRTVEYAGVRFAVTHRHRSGDTGLVMLGRGRDADAVICGHSHRPRFDDTGGLPLLNPGSHAQPRGNRPAHAELEPAGEGEGGDGTLEGRLVTPTGEVFETFRIQA from the coding sequence ATGCTCGTCGTCGTCTCAGACACCCACTCGCACGAGGAGTCGAAGCTGCAGGGGCGCACCGCGGAGGCGGTCCGCGCCGCCGACCTCGTCGTCCACGCCGGCGACTTCTACCGCGAGCCGGTGCTCGACGCCTTCGAGTCGGCGGCGCGGACCCTTCGGGGGGTGTACGGGAACAACGACGACGCCGCGATCCGCGACCGGCTCCCGGAGGTCCGCACGGTCGAGTACGCGGGCGTGCGGTTCGCGGTCACCCACCGTCATCGCAGCGGTGACACGGGGTTGGTCATGCTCGGGCGCGGGCGCGACGCGGACGCCGTGATCTGCGGCCACAGCCACCGCCCGCGGTTCGACGACACCGGGGGGCTCCCGCTCCTGAACCCCGGGAGCCACGCACAGCCGCGGGGGAACCGGCCGGCGCACGCCGAGCTGGAGCCGGCGGGCGAGGGGGAGGGCGGCGACGGAACGCTCGAGGGGCGGCTCGTCACGCCGACCGGCGAGGTCTTCGAGACGTTCCGGATTCAGGCGTGA